From Lysobacter silvisoli, the proteins below share one genomic window:
- the murJ gene encoding murein biosynthesis integral membrane protein MurJ → MSRGLLRSSAVFSAMTLVSRVSGLVRDQVYAWQFGASPAMDAFFVAFRIPNFMRRLSAEGSFSMAFVPVLAEYKQQHDHAAVKELIDRVSGTLAAALLVLTAAVVLAAPWVMQLFAPGFEPGSEQYRLATQMLQITFPYALFISLASLVGGVLNSYGRFAVPALSPVLLNLSMIAAAVCAAPVMTPLGLNPVLMLAWGVFAAGILQLAFQLPALAKLGLLPRPRWGAAHAGVRKILRLMVPTLFGSSVAQVNLLLNTAMASFLIAGSVTWLYLTDRLLEFPLGMFGVAIGTVILPHLSKRHAATDPQGFSQGLDWGFRLCLLIGVPACLGLVLCAQALVAALFQYGQLDAGDTQMIRLSLMAQSLAVPAFLLVKVLAPAFYARQDTKTPVKSAVVSVLVNLGATVSLLLAALYLTDAGQAALARSGGDLRMALGQIPGAHACLAAAIALAGWVNALQLAWYLRRAKVYARQPGWRRFLRQIAVASVAMSAVVLALLWLWQGWTGWPWWERGWKLAVVVGAGGASYGAALWLQGIRMRDLRGH, encoded by the coding sequence ATGAGCCGCGGCCTGCTGCGCTCTTCGGCCGTGTTCAGCGCCATGACCCTGGTCTCGCGGGTGTCGGGCCTGGTCCGCGACCAGGTCTACGCCTGGCAGTTCGGCGCCAGCCCGGCCATGGACGCGTTCTTCGTCGCCTTCCGCATCCCCAACTTCATGCGCCGGCTGTCCGCCGAGGGCTCGTTCTCGATGGCCTTCGTGCCGGTGCTGGCCGAGTACAAGCAGCAGCACGACCACGCCGCGGTCAAGGAGCTGATCGACCGGGTCAGCGGCACCCTGGCCGCCGCGCTGCTGGTGCTGACCGCGGCAGTGGTGCTGGCCGCGCCCTGGGTCATGCAGCTGTTCGCGCCGGGCTTCGAGCCGGGCAGCGAGCAGTACCGCCTGGCCACCCAGATGCTGCAGATCACCTTCCCCTACGCCTTGTTCATCTCGCTGGCCTCGCTGGTGGGCGGAGTGCTCAACAGCTACGGGCGCTTCGCGGTGCCGGCGCTGTCGCCGGTGCTGCTGAACCTGTCGATGATCGCCGCCGCGGTCTGCGCCGCGCCGGTGATGACCCCGCTGGGCCTCAACCCGGTGCTGATGCTGGCCTGGGGCGTGTTCGCCGCCGGCATCCTGCAACTGGCGTTCCAGTTGCCGGCGCTGGCCAAGCTGGGCCTGCTGCCGCGGCCGCGCTGGGGCGCGGCCCATGCGGGCGTGCGCAAGATCCTGCGGCTGATGGTGCCGACCCTGTTCGGTTCCTCGGTGGCGCAGGTGAACCTGCTGCTCAACACCGCCATGGCCTCGTTCCTGATCGCCGGCAGCGTGACCTGGCTCTACCTCACCGACCGCCTGCTGGAATTCCCGCTGGGCATGTTCGGCGTGGCCATCGGCACGGTGATCCTGCCGCACCTGTCCAAGCGCCACGCCGCCACCGATCCGCAGGGCTTTTCGCAGGGCCTGGATTGGGGCTTCCGCCTGTGCCTGCTGATCGGCGTGCCGGCCTGCCTGGGCCTGGTGCTGTGCGCGCAGGCGCTGGTGGCCGCGCTGTTCCAGTACGGCCAGCTCGACGCCGGCGACACCCAGATGATCCGCCTGAGCCTGATGGCGCAGTCGCTGGCGGTGCCGGCCTTCCTGCTGGTGAAGGTGCTGGCGCCGGCGTTCTACGCGCGACAGGACACCAAGACCCCGGTGAAGTCGGCGGTGGTGTCGGTGCTGGTGAACCTGGGCGCGACCGTATCGCTGCTGCTGGCCGCCTTGTACCTGACCGATGCCGGCCAGGCCGCGCTGGCGCGCAGCGGCGGCGACCTGCGCATGGCGCTGGGCCAGATTCCGGGCGCGCACGCCTGCCTGGCCGCAGCCATCGCGCTGGCCGGCTGGGTCAACGCGCTGCAGCTGGCCTGGTACCTGCGCCGCGCCAAGGTCTATGCGCGCCAGCCCGGCTGGCGCCGTTTCCTGCGCCAGATCGCGGTGGCCAGCGTGGCCATGAGCGCGGTGGTGCTGGCGCTGCTGTGGCTGTGGCAGGGCTGGACGGGCTGGCCGTGGTGGGAGCGCGGCTGGAAGCTGGCGGTGGTGGTCGGCGCCGGCGGCGCCAGCTACGGCGCGGCGCTGTGGCTGCAGGGCATCCGCATGCGCGATCTGCGCGGGCACTGA
- the rpsT gene encoding 30S ribosomal protein S20: MANIKSAKKRAKQTVVRNARNASQRSMLRTAVKKVLKALGENDAAGAKSAFDVAQPILDRFSARGLIHKNKAARHKSRLSARIKALSAA; the protein is encoded by the coding sequence GTGGCAAACATCAAGTCCGCCAAGAAGCGCGCCAAGCAGACGGTCGTGCGCAATGCCCGTAACGCCAGCCAGCGTTCGATGCTGCGTACCGCCGTGAAGAAGGTGCTGAAGGCCCTCGGCGAGAACGACGCCGCCGGTGCCAAGTCCGCGTTCGACGTCGCCCAGCCGATCCTCGACCGTTTCAGTGCCCGTGGCCTGATCCACAAGAACAAGGCCGCGCGCCACAAGAGCCGCCTGTCGGCCCGCATCAAGGCGCTGTCCGCCGCCTGA
- the cgtA gene encoding Obg family GTPase CgtA yields MKLVDEAEIQVIAGNGGNGCVGFRREKFIPLGGPDGGDGGDGGSVYLVADENLNTLVDFRHQKQFRAKRGENGMGRQMYGKGGEDLVITVPVGTVITNVETDEVIGDLTTHGDRLLVAKGGKGGLGNMHFKSSVNRSPRKALPGLPGEERMLKMELKLLADVGLLGFPNAGKSTLIRAVSAATPKVADYPFTTLYPNLGVVSVEAHRSFVIADIPGLIEGAADGAGLGAQFLRHLQRTRLLLHLVDIAPMEGGVEGVSPAEQVRAIEHELRKHDPELLAKPRWLVLNKADLLLEEEQQAAAQAVIDELGWSDRWYLVSAIGREGTWPIMLDVMAFFDRQREDALEAANAAGDHAP; encoded by the coding sequence ATGAAACTCGTAGACGAAGCGGAAATCCAGGTCATCGCCGGCAACGGCGGCAACGGCTGCGTCGGCTTCCGTCGCGAGAAGTTCATCCCGCTGGGCGGGCCGGACGGCGGCGACGGCGGCGATGGCGGCAGCGTGTACCTGGTGGCCGACGAAAACCTCAACACCCTGGTCGACTTCCGCCACCAGAAGCAGTTCCGCGCCAAGCGCGGCGAGAACGGCATGGGCCGGCAGATGTACGGCAAGGGCGGCGAGGACCTGGTCATCACCGTGCCGGTGGGCACCGTGATCACCAACGTCGAAACCGACGAGGTCATCGGCGACCTCACCACCCACGGCGACCGCCTGCTGGTGGCCAAGGGCGGCAAGGGCGGCCTGGGCAACATGCACTTCAAGAGCTCGGTCAACCGCTCGCCGCGCAAGGCGCTGCCGGGCCTGCCGGGCGAGGAGCGCATGCTCAAGATGGAGCTCAAGCTGCTGGCCGACGTGGGTCTGCTCGGCTTCCCCAACGCCGGCAAGAGCACCCTGATCCGCGCCGTGTCCGCGGCCACGCCCAAGGTGGCCGACTACCCGTTCACCACGCTGTATCCCAATCTGGGCGTGGTCAGCGTCGAGGCGCACCGCAGCTTCGTGATCGCCGACATCCCCGGCCTGATCGAAGGCGCGGCCGACGGCGCCGGCCTGGGCGCGCAGTTCCTGCGCCACCTGCAGCGCACCCGCCTGCTGCTGCACCTGGTCGACATCGCGCCGATGGAAGGCGGCGTGGAGGGCGTGAGCCCGGCCGAGCAGGTGCGCGCGATCGAACACGAGCTGCGCAAGCACGATCCCGAACTGCTGGCCAAGCCGCGCTGGCTGGTGCTCAACAAGGCCGACCTGCTGCTGGAAGAAGAGCAGCAAGCCGCCGCGCAGGCGGTGATCGACGAGTTGGGCTGGAGCGACCGCTGGTACCTGGTCTCGGCGATCGGCCGCGAAGGCACCTGGCCGATCATGCTCGACGTGATGGCGTTCTTCGACCGCCAGCGCGAGGACGCGTTGGAAGCCGCGAACGCCGCCGGCGACCATGCGCCCTGA
- the rpmA gene encoding 50S ribosomal protein L27 — translation MAHKKGVGSTRNGRDSNPKYLGVKMYGGQAIEAGNIIVRQRGTQFHAGSGVGLGRDHTLFALVDGKVEFSTKGPKKRRTVSVVAGE, via the coding sequence ATGGCACACAAAAAGGGCGTAGGTTCCACCCGTAACGGCCGCGACTCCAACCCGAAGTACCTCGGCGTGAAGATGTACGGCGGCCAGGCCATCGAGGCCGGCAACATCATCGTGCGTCAGCGCGGCACCCAGTTCCACGCCGGTTCGGGCGTCGGCCTGGGCCGCGACCACACGCTGTTCGCGCTGGTCGACGGCAAGGTCGAGTTCTCGACCAAGGGTCCGAAGAAGCGTCGCACCGTCAGCGTCGTCGCCGGCGAGTAA
- the rplU gene encoding 50S ribosomal protein L21: MYAVVVTGGKQYRVMQGETLRVELLDAEVGAEIKLDNVLMLGGSDGVKVGDALKGATVSAKVVGHGRADKVRIVKFRRRKHHRKQMGHRQHYTEIEIIGIAG, translated from the coding sequence ATGTACGCAGTTGTAGTCACCGGCGGTAAGCAATACCGCGTGATGCAGGGCGAAACCCTGCGCGTCGAGCTGCTCGATGCCGAAGTCGGCGCCGAGATCAAGCTGGACAACGTTCTGATGCTGGGCGGCAGCGATGGCGTGAAGGTGGGCGACGCTCTGAAGGGCGCCACCGTCTCGGCCAAGGTGGTCGGCCACGGTCGCGCCGACAAGGTGCGCATCGTGAAGTTCCGCCGCCGTAAGCACCATCGCAAGCAGATGGGCCACCGTCAGCATTACACCGAAATCGAAATCATCGGCATCGCCGGTTAA
- a CDS encoding YidB family protein produces the protein MFDHLLEPLAGRHGLAPDQARALLAAWLDRIFDPARGGPAGFLAAFRAQGLEDLAGSWVAPGPNRPLTADQLERVFGERELADLAARLDLPAAVVASASAALLPEAVDSLGEDGRWPGPAEWPPAADPAAAEPAGLQAVRDAGLGPLSASDAPLYRAHDDAPHRDPADGHRVDEPVPAPASASSRARRWAIVVVALLAMVLAALLSLRG, from the coding sequence ATGTTCGATCACCTGCTGGAACCCCTCGCCGGCCGTCATGGGCTGGCCCCGGACCAGGCCCGGGCGCTGCTCGCGGCCTGGCTGGACCGGATCTTCGACCCCGCCCGCGGCGGCCCGGCCGGCTTCCTGGCCGCCTTCCGGGCCCAGGGTCTGGAGGACCTGGCCGGCTCCTGGGTCGCACCGGGCCCGAACCGGCCGCTCACCGCCGACCAGTTGGAGCGGGTGTTCGGCGAGCGCGAACTGGCCGACCTGGCCGCGCGCCTGGACCTGCCCGCCGCGGTGGTGGCCAGCGCCTCGGCCGCGCTGCTGCCCGAAGCGGTGGACAGCCTGGGCGAGGACGGGCGCTGGCCGGGACCGGCGGAGTGGCCGCCCGCGGCCGACCCGGCCGCAGCGGAGCCCGCCGGCCTGCAAGCGGTGCGCGATGCCGGGCTCGGCCCCCTGTCGGCCAGCGATGCGCCGCTGTACCGCGCGCACGACGATGCGCCGCATCGCGACCCCGCCGATGGGCACCGCGTTGACGAACCTGTACCGGCACCCGCGTCGGCGTCGTCGCGCGCGCGGCGGTGGGCGATCGTGGTCGTCGCACTGCTGGCGATGGTCTTGGCGGCGCTGCTGTCGCTGCGCGGCTGA
- a CDS encoding S8 family peptidase, which produces MTRKARSMKWTALAIATAIVVAPAAYSGGKLPTANKTKVSTLSPQAAQSAKEQPVRQDRFIITYKGSASAKSASAAKVGTQLSAASKALGLGIAPMRTLGTGAALIRTDRKLDSAASKALMIELMKDPNVLAVEPDRFRQKLLVPNDPGYAQQWHYKNGPGGINAEPAWDLSTGDGVVVAVLDTGSTPHADLVGNLVAGYDFIIDTDVSVDGDGRDADPNDPGDWHDGECNIFGIPEDSSWHGTHVAGTIAATTNNSVGVAGVAFGAKVQPVRVLGKCGGYESDIIDAVTWASGGTVTGVPANATPAEVINLSLGGGGACSVAEQAAFTAAAARGTTVVVAAGNSSADAAGYSPASCNDVITVSAVGPTGALAGYSNFGSVVDVAAPGGSGVNPAADNILSTLNLGLQGQEGDGYAWMAGTSMAAPHVAGVVALMQAAAPTPKTPAQIKKILENTAYASGGFASGCSYEKPCGAGIIDARYAVAVASGAEPLPADPPPAPEPPPAIELSNGVTVTGIEVLAGATVRYQLLVPNGASNLLFAMYGGTGDADIYVKRGTPPTNTSYDCRPFSSGNNENCFFPAPQGGIWYVTVKGFSNSAGVSLYPSFTDANWPRAVEAEATPLTNHRTRVDLTWKKGKRNIDIYRNGAILKTVRNNEAATDTFRIIGTGTMSYKLCNNGTQECADPVEIEYASSKR; this is translated from the coding sequence ATGACTCGCAAAGCACGTTCGATGAAATGGACCGCACTGGCCATCGCCACCGCGATCGTGGTCGCACCGGCGGCCTACTCCGGCGGCAAGCTGCCGACGGCCAACAAGACCAAGGTCTCGACCTTGTCCCCGCAAGCGGCGCAGTCGGCTAAGGAACAGCCGGTGCGGCAAGACCGCTTCATCATCACCTACAAGGGCTCGGCCAGCGCCAAGAGCGCGTCGGCGGCCAAGGTAGGCACGCAGCTGTCGGCCGCGTCCAAGGCGCTGGGCCTGGGCATCGCGCCCATGCGCACGCTGGGCACCGGCGCGGCGCTGATCCGCACCGACCGCAAGCTCGACAGCGCCGCCAGCAAGGCGCTGATGATCGAGCTGATGAAGGATCCCAACGTGCTCGCGGTGGAGCCCGACCGCTTCCGCCAGAAGCTGTTGGTGCCCAACGACCCGGGCTACGCGCAGCAGTGGCACTACAAGAACGGCCCCGGCGGCATCAACGCCGAACCGGCCTGGGACCTGAGCACCGGCGACGGCGTGGTGGTCGCGGTGCTGGATACCGGCAGCACGCCGCACGCCGACCTGGTCGGCAACCTGGTGGCCGGCTACGACTTCATCATCGACACCGACGTGAGCGTGGACGGCGACGGCCGCGACGCCGACCCGAACGATCCGGGCGACTGGCACGACGGCGAGTGCAACATCTTCGGCATCCCCGAGGACAGCAGCTGGCACGGCACCCACGTGGCCGGCACCATCGCCGCGACCACCAACAACAGCGTCGGCGTGGCCGGCGTGGCCTTCGGCGCCAAGGTCCAGCCGGTGCGCGTGCTGGGCAAGTGCGGCGGCTACGAGTCGGACATCATCGACGCGGTGACCTGGGCCTCCGGCGGCACCGTGACCGGCGTGCCGGCCAACGCCACTCCGGCCGAAGTCATCAACCTCAGCCTGGGCGGCGGCGGCGCCTGCTCGGTGGCCGAGCAGGCGGCGTTCACCGCCGCGGCCGCTCGCGGCACCACGGTGGTGGTGGCGGCGGGCAACTCCTCGGCCGATGCCGCGGGCTACTCGCCGGCCAGCTGTAACGACGTGATCACCGTGTCCGCGGTGGGCCCGACCGGCGCGCTGGCCGGCTATTCCAACTTCGGCAGCGTGGTCGACGTGGCCGCGCCCGGCGGTTCCGGCGTGAACCCGGCGGCCGACAACATCCTGTCGACCCTGAACCTGGGCCTGCAGGGCCAGGAAGGCGACGGCTACGCCTGGATGGCCGGCACCTCGATGGCGGCTCCGCACGTGGCCGGCGTGGTCGCGCTGATGCAAGCCGCGGCGCCGACGCCGAAGACCCCGGCGCAGATCAAGAAGATCCTGGAGAACACCGCTTACGCCTCCGGCGGTTTCGCCAGCGGCTGCAGCTACGAGAAGCCCTGCGGCGCCGGCATCATCGACGCCCGCTACGCGGTGGCCGTGGCCTCCGGCGCCGAACCGCTGCCGGCCGATCCGCCGCCGGCGCCGGAACCGCCGCCGGCCATCGAGCTGAGCAACGGCGTCACCGTCACCGGCATCGAAGTGCTGGCCGGCGCCACCGTGCGTTACCAGCTGCTGGTGCCCAACGGCGCGTCCAACCTGCTGTTCGCCATGTACGGCGGCACCGGCGACGCGGACATCTACGTCAAGCGCGGCACCCCGCCGACCAACACCTCCTACGACTGCCGTCCGTTCAGTTCCGGCAACAACGAGAACTGCTTCTTCCCGGCGCCGCAGGGCGGTATCTGGTACGTGACGGTCAAGGGCTTCAGCAACTCGGCCGGCGTGTCGCTGTACCCGAGCTTCACCGACGCCAACTGGCCGCGCGCGGTCGAAGCGGAAGCCACCCCGCTGACCAACCACCGCACCCGCGTGGACCTGACCTGGAAGAAGGGCAAGCGCAACATCGACATCTACCGTAACGGCGCGATCCTCAAGACCGTGCGCAACAACGAAGCCGCCACCGATACCTTCCGGATCATCGGCACCGGCACCATGAGCTACAAGCTGTGCAACAACGGTACGCAGGAGTGCGCCGATCCGGTGGAGATCGAGTACGCCTCGTCCAAGCGCTGA
- a CDS encoding OmpA family protein: MHPDSPISPRSRRPTAVWALALALAATGLAGCNRGGEAADTAAAEQAKPVPRYEAKLSLVNNNGALRYDGNVDSDAAKQAIVAALAHAYGAERVSGDLAVDPYARPADWAAQLPQFAAAFTQPGAAVSFEGRRIELAGQVAEADRAALLDRVRQLYPGYAYTGLFEGVGAGPANAALAALPAKAEAAAVVAALNQTPIGFEGDSARISAGSLDALAEAAKAIQAAPANTRIEIYGPAGGSDDQIDLSKQRAEAVKVLLIVNGVNPAAIETKSAPDGSRGLGFRLIK, encoded by the coding sequence ATGCACCCCGATTCCCCGATTTCCCCGCGCTCGCGCCGCCCGACGGCGGTGTGGGCGCTGGCCCTGGCGCTGGCCGCCACCGGCCTGGCCGGCTGCAACCGCGGCGGCGAGGCCGCCGACACCGCAGCGGCCGAACAGGCCAAGCCGGTCCCGCGCTACGAGGCCAAGCTCAGCCTGGTCAACAACAACGGCGCGCTGCGCTACGATGGCAACGTCGACAGCGACGCGGCCAAGCAGGCCATCGTCGCCGCCCTCGCCCATGCCTACGGCGCCGAGCGCGTGTCCGGCGACCTGGCGGTGGACCCGTACGCGCGCCCGGCCGACTGGGCCGCGCAACTGCCGCAGTTCGCCGCCGCCTTCACCCAGCCCGGCGCCGCGGTCAGTTTCGAAGGCCGGCGCATCGAACTGGCCGGCCAGGTCGCCGAGGCCGACCGCGCCGCGCTGCTGGACCGCGTGCGCCAGCTCTACCCCGGCTATGCCTACACCGGCCTGTTCGAAGGCGTGGGCGCCGGCCCGGCCAACGCGGCGCTGGCCGCGCTGCCGGCCAAGGCCGAGGCCGCGGCGGTGGTCGCGGCGCTGAACCAGACCCCGATCGGCTTCGAAGGCGACAGCGCGCGCATCTCCGCCGGCAGCCTGGACGCGCTGGCCGAGGCGGCCAAGGCCATCCAGGCCGCGCCGGCCAACACGCGCATCGAGATCTACGGCCCGGCCGGCGGCTCGGACGACCAGATCGACCTGTCCAAGCAGCGCGCCGAGGCGGTCAAGGTGCTGTTGATCGTGAACGGCGTGAACCCGGCGGCGATCGAGACCAAGTCGGCGCCCGACGGCAGCCGCGGGCTGGGCTTCAGGCTGATCAAGTAA
- the uvrA gene encoding excinuclease ABC subunit UvrA — MALDFIRIRGARTHNLKNIDLDLPRDKLIVITGLSGSGKSSLAFDTIYAEGQRRYVESLSAYARQFLSVMEKPDVDHIEGLSPAISIEQKSTSHNPRSTVGTITEIYDYLRLLYARVGSPRCPDHHYPLEAQTVSQMVDQVVALGETEAGREQRYMLLAPVVRDRKGEHAQVFEQLRAQGFVRVRVDGALYEIDAVPPLALRVKHTIEAVIDRFKPREDIKQRLAESFETALKLGDGMAQVMSLDHPDAPPLLFSSKYSCPVCDYSLPELEPRLFSFNSPVGACPTCDGLGVAQFFDPSRVVVHPELSLSAGAVRGWDRRNAYYFQLIQSLAKHYKFDVDAPWQSLSEKVRNAVLYGSGDELINFNYITESGGRSQRKHRFEGIVPNLERRYRETESAAVREELAKYISERACTDCGGARLNRAARNVFVAERPLPELVVLPVDEALAFFKALNLPGWRGEIAVKIVKEIADRLRFLVDVGLDYLTLERKADSLSGGEAQRIRLASQIGAGLVGVMYVLDEPSIGLHQRDNERLLGTLTRLRDLGNTVIVVEHDEDAIRLADYIVDIGPGAGVHGGEIVAQGLLPDVLKAPRSLTGQYLSGQRRIEIPKNRHKPNPKTTLRLHGASGNNLKDVDLEIPSGLFTCVTGVSGSGKSTLINDTLFAIAANELNGASHTPAPYKSVDNIELFDKVVDIDQSPIGRTPRSNPATYTGLFTPLRELFAQVPEARARGYSPGRFSFNVRGGRCEACQGDGLIKVEMHFLPDVYVPCDVCGGKRYNRETLEILYKGYNINDVLEMTVEDALGLFEAIPAISRKLETLMDVGLSYIKLGQSATTLSGGEAQRVKLSKELSRRDTGRTLYILDEPTTGLHFHDIEHLLAVLHRLRDDGNTVVVIEHNLDVIKTADWVIDLGPEGGHRGGSILATGTPEQIAALAHSHTGRFLKPLLGPPQAAAATARKPAAGSKSKAKKKSAA, encoded by the coding sequence ATGGCGCTGGACTTCATCCGCATCCGCGGCGCGCGGACGCACAACCTCAAGAACATCGATCTCGACCTCCCCCGCGACAAGCTGATCGTGATCACCGGCCTGTCCGGCTCCGGCAAGTCGTCGCTGGCCTTCGACACCATCTACGCCGAGGGCCAGCGCCGTTACGTCGAGTCGCTGTCGGCGTATGCGCGGCAGTTCCTCAGCGTGATGGAGAAGCCCGACGTCGACCACATCGAAGGCCTGTCGCCGGCGATCTCGATCGAGCAGAAGTCGACCTCGCACAACCCGCGTTCGACGGTCGGCACGATCACCGAGATCTACGACTACCTGCGCCTGCTGTACGCACGCGTGGGCTCGCCGCGCTGCCCGGACCACCACTACCCGCTGGAGGCGCAGACCGTCAGCCAGATGGTCGACCAGGTGGTGGCGCTGGGCGAGACCGAGGCCGGCCGCGAGCAGCGCTACATGCTGCTGGCGCCGGTGGTGCGCGACCGCAAGGGCGAGCATGCGCAGGTGTTCGAGCAGCTGCGCGCGCAGGGCTTCGTGCGCGTGCGCGTGGACGGCGCGCTGTACGAGATCGACGCGGTGCCGCCGCTGGCGCTGCGGGTCAAGCACACCATCGAGGCGGTGATCGACCGCTTCAAGCCGCGCGAGGACATCAAGCAGCGCCTGGCCGAGTCGTTCGAAACCGCGCTCAAGCTCGGCGACGGCATGGCCCAGGTGATGTCGCTGGACCACCCCGACGCGCCGCCGCTGCTGTTCTCGTCCAAGTACAGCTGCCCGGTCTGCGACTACTCGCTGCCGGAGCTGGAGCCGCGCCTGTTCTCGTTCAACTCGCCGGTGGGCGCCTGCCCCACCTGCGACGGCCTGGGCGTGGCCCAGTTCTTCGATCCCTCGCGCGTGGTGGTGCATCCGGAGCTGTCGCTGTCGGCCGGCGCGGTGCGCGGCTGGGACCGCCGCAACGCCTACTACTTCCAGCTGATCCAGTCGCTGGCCAAGCACTACAAGTTCGACGTCGACGCGCCCTGGCAGTCGCTGTCGGAAAAAGTGCGCAATGCCGTGCTCTACGGCAGCGGCGACGAACTGATCAACTTCAACTACATCACCGAAAGCGGCGGCCGCAGCCAGCGCAAGCACCGCTTCGAAGGCATCGTGCCCAACCTGGAGCGCCGCTACCGCGAGACCGAGTCGGCGGCGGTGCGCGAGGAACTGGCCAAGTACATCAGCGAGCGCGCCTGCACCGACTGCGGCGGCGCGCGCCTGAACCGCGCCGCGCGCAACGTGTTCGTGGCCGAACGCCCGCTGCCCGAGCTGGTGGTGCTGCCGGTGGACGAGGCCCTGGCCTTCTTCAAGGCGCTGAACCTGCCGGGCTGGCGCGGCGAGATCGCGGTCAAGATCGTCAAGGAAATCGCCGACCGCCTGCGCTTCCTGGTCGACGTGGGCCTGGACTACCTGACCTTGGAGCGCAAGGCCGACTCGCTGTCCGGCGGCGAGGCCCAGCGCATCCGCCTGGCCAGCCAGATCGGCGCCGGCCTGGTCGGGGTGATGTACGTGCTCGACGAGCCGTCGATCGGCCTGCACCAGCGCGACAACGAGCGCCTGCTCGGCACCCTGACCCGCCTGCGCGACCTGGGCAACACCGTGATCGTGGTCGAGCACGACGAGGACGCGATCCGCCTGGCCGACTACATCGTCGACATCGGCCCCGGCGCCGGCGTGCACGGCGGCGAAATCGTCGCCCAGGGCCTGCTGCCCGACGTGCTCAAGGCGCCGCGCTCGCTGACCGGCCAGTACCTCAGCGGCCAGCGCCGGATCGAGATCCCGAAGAACCGGCACAAGCCCAACCCCAAGACCACGCTGCGCCTGCACGGCGCCAGCGGCAACAACCTCAAGGACGTGGATCTGGAGATCCCCTCGGGGCTGTTCACCTGCGTCACCGGCGTGTCGGGCTCTGGCAAGTCCACCCTGATCAACGACACCTTGTTCGCGATCGCCGCCAACGAGCTCAACGGCGCCTCGCACACGCCGGCGCCGTACAAGTCGGTGGACAACATCGAACTGTTCGACAAGGTCGTGGACATCGACCAGTCGCCGATCGGCCGTACTCCGCGCTCCAACCCGGCCACCTACACCGGCCTGTTCACGCCGCTGCGCGAGCTGTTCGCGCAGGTGCCCGAGGCGCGCGCGCGCGGCTACTCGCCGGGCCGTTTCAGCTTCAACGTGCGCGGCGGCCGCTGCGAGGCCTGCCAGGGCGACGGCCTGATCAAGGTCGAGATGCACTTCCTGCCGGACGTGTACGTGCCCTGCGACGTCTGCGGCGGCAAGCGCTACAACCGCGAAACCCTGGAGATCCTGTACAAGGGCTACAACATCAACGACGTGCTGGAAATGACCGTCGAGGATGCGCTGGGCCTGTTCGAGGCGATCCCGGCGATCTCGCGCAAGCTGGAAACGCTGATGGACGTGGGCCTGAGCTACATCAAGCTGGGCCAGAGCGCGACCACCCTGTCCGGCGGCGAGGCGCAGCGCGTCAAGCTGTCCAAGGAGCTGTCGCGCCGCGACACCGGCCGCACCCTGTACATCCTGGACGAGCCCACCACCGGCCTGCACTTCCACGACATCGAGCACCTGCTGGCGGTGCTGCACCGCCTGCGCGACGACGGCAACACCGTGGTGGTGATCGAACACAACCTGGACGTGATCAAGACCGCCGACTGGGTCATCGACCTGGGCCCGGAAGGCGGCCATCGCGGCGGCAGCATCCTGGCCACCGGCACGCCCGAGCAGATCGCCGCCCTGGCCCATTCGCATACCGGCCGTTTCCTCAAGCCGCTGCTGGGCCCGCCGCAGGCCGCCGCCGCGACCGCGCGCAAGCCCGCCGCCGGCAGCAAGTCCAAAGCCAAGAAGAAGTCCGCCGCATGA
- a CDS encoding acyl-CoA thioesterase, with protein sequence MTDTATPAPLFRAPLELRWRDLDAFNHVNNSNFLTYLEETRIRWFASWNGEWVTEAVAPLLAAVQLNYRAPIPYPSEVAVELYAERIGSTSLTIGHRIVSADGATLYCDGHVVVVWIDRASGRPVPLPAAVLQAIKG encoded by the coding sequence ATGACCGACACCGCTACGCCCGCGCCTCTGTTCCGCGCTCCATTGGAGTTGCGCTGGCGCGACCTGGACGCGTTCAACCACGTCAACAACTCCAACTTCCTGACCTACCTGGAAGAAACCCGCATCCGCTGGTTCGCCAGCTGGAACGGCGAGTGGGTGACCGAGGCGGTGGCGCCGCTGCTGGCGGCGGTGCAGTTGAACTACCGTGCGCCCATCCCCTACCCGTCCGAGGTGGCGGTGGAACTGTACGCCGAGCGCATCGGCAGCACCAGCCTGACCATCGGCCACCGCATCGTCTCGGCCGACGGCGCCACGCTGTACTGCGACGGCCACGTGGTGGTGGTCTGGATCGACCGCGCCAGCGGCCGTCCGGTGCCGCTGCCGGCGGCGGTGTTGCAGGCGATCAAGGGCTGA